A genomic segment from Luteolibacter ambystomatis encodes:
- a CDS encoding Amuc_1098 family type IV pilus outer membrane protein, with product MATACLVVPVLGADTPGLFEHEQAKRYQGVEEAQELLVKGDEAYNAGRYSDAVTAYSGARALIPKAPATIELREAATERYAQASVEYGRELLRKGDLEGAKAAVDKVLAKDVAPGDLGAVAFKNQLNDPIRNNPAMTAEHGKNVDQVRKLLYTAEGAFNLGKYDEAKATYEKVLRIDATNSAARRGMERIAAAKSGYHRSSYDSARAEMLGKVEAAWELQPLRGEEKIPGMEEGVVENSNTISVRNKIDRLILPSLVLDQVTLEEAVDYLRSQASKLDTFELDPQRKGVNFAVDLGAQGSEVADRISKKRFNLRLTNVPISGALKYINDLTQTSYTTDQFSVIIRSMGSLATEMSTRTYHVPPNFLSSITEGEDGGAAAAPPDPFGTDKPATTGLLAKRRDILDVFKSKGITFPEGATATLNAATNVLIVRNTEANQDMISQLVEVVIKTEPIQVIVTVTMLKAEEHRIDELGFDWLLNDYGMSNDFFLSGGKVGDPGMDDIAVPTGVNRKSITSGNRSGDFAVTADAIDTAIAENTQGFANISQRAPGVLGLNGFLNGSAYNGVMRGLAQKTGIDLMTCPSVVTRSGQVASVRVVREMLYPTEYEPPEIPNRVGLTGIGTNTNNEDPGDGGGIFPVTPSHPTAFQKREVGTILEVLPTVSADKRTVDLQLKPEITDFDGFVNYGTPVNSIAMDATGTAINTPITQNAILMPVFSKMAINTSSITVADGSTIVIGGLVQERTQRVEDKTPLLGTLPVVGRLFQSNVQAPVKKNVVFMVNVRLVDPSGRPINQP from the coding sequence TTGGCCACCGCCTGTCTGGTGGTGCCGGTGCTCGGAGCTGATACGCCCGGCTTGTTCGAACATGAGCAAGCCAAGCGTTATCAAGGCGTTGAAGAAGCCCAGGAGTTGCTCGTCAAGGGCGACGAAGCTTACAATGCCGGTCGCTACAGCGACGCTGTCACCGCCTATTCCGGTGCCCGCGCGCTGATCCCGAAGGCACCCGCCACCATCGAACTCCGGGAGGCCGCCACCGAGCGGTATGCCCAAGCTTCGGTCGAATACGGACGGGAACTGCTCCGGAAGGGGGATCTGGAAGGTGCCAAGGCTGCCGTGGACAAGGTTCTGGCCAAGGACGTGGCCCCCGGGGACCTCGGTGCCGTCGCGTTCAAGAACCAACTCAACGATCCGATCCGCAACAATCCGGCGATGACCGCCGAGCACGGCAAGAACGTCGATCAGGTGCGGAAGCTTCTCTATACGGCGGAAGGCGCTTTCAACCTCGGCAAGTATGACGAGGCCAAGGCGACCTACGAAAAAGTGCTCCGCATCGATGCGACGAACTCCGCCGCACGCCGGGGTATGGAGCGGATTGCCGCCGCGAAGAGCGGCTACCACCGTTCCTCATACGACAGCGCGCGTGCCGAGATGTTGGGCAAGGTGGAAGCCGCTTGGGAACTCCAGCCTCTCCGCGGCGAAGAGAAGATTCCGGGGATGGAGGAAGGAGTGGTGGAGAACTCCAATACGATTTCCGTCCGCAACAAGATCGACCGGCTCATCCTGCCCTCGCTCGTCCTCGATCAGGTGACCTTGGAGGAAGCGGTGGATTATCTGCGGAGCCAGGCGTCCAAACTGGATACCTTCGAACTCGATCCCCAGCGGAAGGGGGTGAATTTCGCCGTCGATCTGGGTGCGCAGGGAAGCGAAGTCGCCGACAGGATTTCGAAGAAGCGCTTCAATCTGCGCCTCACCAACGTGCCGATCTCGGGGGCGCTGAAGTACATCAACGATCTCACCCAGACTTCCTACACCACCGACCAGTTTTCCGTGATCATCCGGTCCATGGGATCGCTGGCCACGGAGATGTCCACGCGGACCTATCACGTCCCGCCGAATTTCCTCTCCAGCATCACCGAAGGCGAAGACGGCGGAGCCGCTGCGGCTCCGCCCGATCCTTTTGGCACGGACAAGCCGGCCACCACGGGACTGCTTGCGAAACGCCGGGATATTCTCGATGTGTTCAAGTCGAAGGGAATCACCTTTCCGGAAGGAGCCACGGCGACTCTCAATGCGGCCACGAACGTGCTGATCGTCCGCAACACGGAGGCGAATCAGGACATGATCTCCCAGCTTGTGGAGGTGGTCATCAAGACCGAGCCGATCCAGGTGATTGTCACCGTCACGATGCTGAAGGCCGAGGAGCACCGTATCGACGAACTCGGCTTCGACTGGCTGCTCAACGACTACGGCATGTCCAATGACTTCTTCCTCTCGGGCGGAAAGGTCGGTGATCCTGGCATGGATGACATCGCGGTGCCAACAGGGGTCAACCGCAAGTCGATCACTTCGGGGAACCGTAGTGGCGATTTCGCCGTAACCGCGGATGCCATTGATACGGCCATCGCGGAGAACACCCAGGGGTTTGCCAATATATCGCAGCGCGCGCCGGGTGTGCTGGGTCTCAATGGATTCCTGAATGGTTCCGCCTACAATGGTGTCATGCGCGGACTGGCCCAGAAGACGGGTATCGACCTGATGACCTGCCCGTCCGTGGTGACCCGCAGCGGACAGGTCGCCTCCGTCCGCGTGGTGCGTGAAATGCTTTACCCCACCGAATACGAGCCCCCGGAGATCCCGAATCGCGTGGGATTGACCGGCATCGGCACCAACACCAACAATGAGGATCCCGGTGATGGTGGCGGCATCTTCCCGGTGACGCCTTCCCATCCCACGGCTTTCCAGAAGCGCGAGGTAGGCACCATCCTCGAGGTGCTGCCCACGGTTTCCGCGGACAAGCGCACGGTGGATCTTCAGTTGAAGCCCGAGATCACGGACTTCGATGGATTCGTCAACTACGGTACTCCGGTGAATTCGATCGCCATGGATGCCACCGGTACTGCGATCAATACTCCGATCACCCAGAACGCCATCCTGATGCCGGTATTCAGCAAGATGGCGATCAACACCTCCAGCATCACGGTGGCGGACGGATCGACCATCGTCATCGGTGGCTTGGTCCAGGAACGCACCCAGCGTGTGGAGGACAAAACCCCTCTGCTTGGCACCCTGCCGGTGGTGGGCCGCCTTTTCCAATCCAACGTCCAGGCTCCCGTGAAAAAGAACGTCGTGTTCATGGTCAACGTGAGGCTGGTGGACCCGTCCGGGCGTCCGATCAACCAGCCCTGA
- a CDS encoding aspartate aminotransferase family protein, translating into MASHPTLPHRSAAEGDTNGTPERDAWQRDTLDDAARRELDRDSRHFLHQSMSTPCLNVLKGAEGIHLIDAQDRRIMDFHGNSVHQIGYGHPHVIAAVTRQMQTLPFLPRRFAHPLVTDLAEKLTALAPGDLNKVLFAPGGTSAIGMALKLARKATGRFKTVSMWDSFHGASLDAISVGGEGVFRGGIGPLLPGTSHVMPYDGYRPMFDDPLKCLDYLDYVMERETDVGAVVLETIRATEVHVPPVEYHQRLRSICDKHGALLILDEIPTALGRTGRMFAVEHYGIVPDMLVIGKGLGGALFPMAALIAREGLDVAGDVSLGHYTHEKSILGAAAALATLEVIGNEGLLEHARMLGEHLRARLGGMRQRYELVGDVRSIGLIGAIELVTDRTTKDRASAAAERILYRCLSDGLSFKVSQGNILTLGPPLIITRDQLDEALDIIERAIAMESA; encoded by the coding sequence ATGGCCAGCCACCCCACCCTGCCCCACCGATCCGCTGCCGAGGGCGACACCAATGGCACTCCAGAGCGCGACGCCTGGCAGCGCGATACTCTGGACGACGCGGCGCGACGTGAGCTGGACCGGGATTCCCGGCATTTCCTCCACCAATCGATGTCCACCCCCTGCCTGAATGTGCTGAAGGGCGCGGAGGGCATTCATCTGATCGACGCCCAAGACCGCCGGATCATGGATTTCCACGGAAACAGCGTCCATCAGATCGGCTACGGCCATCCGCATGTGATCGCGGCGGTCACCCGCCAGATGCAGACGCTGCCGTTCCTGCCGCGGCGCTTCGCCCATCCTCTGGTGACGGATCTAGCCGAGAAATTGACGGCTCTCGCCCCCGGAGATCTCAACAAGGTGCTTTTCGCTCCTGGAGGCACCAGCGCCATCGGCATGGCACTCAAACTGGCGCGTAAAGCCACCGGACGATTCAAAACGGTGTCGATGTGGGACTCGTTCCATGGGGCCAGCCTCGATGCGATTTCCGTGGGTGGGGAGGGCGTGTTCCGGGGAGGCATCGGGCCGCTGCTCCCGGGAACCAGCCACGTGATGCCCTATGATGGCTACCGTCCGATGTTCGATGATCCGTTGAAGTGCCTCGATTACCTCGACTATGTGATGGAACGTGAAACCGATGTCGGGGCGGTGGTGTTGGAAACCATCCGCGCCACCGAGGTGCATGTGCCGCCGGTGGAGTATCACCAGCGTCTCCGCTCGATCTGCGACAAACACGGGGCTCTGCTGATTCTGGATGAGATCCCCACCGCGCTGGGACGCACCGGGAGGATGTTCGCGGTGGAGCACTACGGCATCGTGCCGGACATGCTGGTGATCGGGAAAGGCCTCGGCGGCGCGTTGTTCCCGATGGCGGCGCTGATCGCGCGTGAAGGACTCGATGTGGCCGGGGATGTTTCGCTCGGGCATTACACTCACGAGAAGAGCATCCTCGGTGCCGCGGCCGCGCTCGCGACTCTGGAGGTGATCGGGAATGAAGGACTGTTAGAACATGCGCGGATGCTGGGTGAGCATCTGCGGGCACGTTTGGGCGGCATGCGCCAGCGATACGAGCTGGTGGGAGATGTGCGATCCATCGGCCTGATCGGTGCGATCGAACTGGTCACCGACCGCACCACAAAGGATCGCGCCAGCGCCGCGGCGGAACGCATTCTCTACCGTTGTTTGAGCGATGGGCTGAGCTTCAAGGTCTCTCAGGGCAACATCCTCACGCTGGGTCCACCTCTCATCATCACGCGCGACCAGCTTGATGAGGCGCTCGATATCATCGAACGCGCCATCGCCATGGAATCCGCTTGA
- a CDS encoding PD40 domain-containing protein translates to MPAGKRQPRGIPSYASGKASIRSDHSSAGELSKSFSSSNSGQIVAAGTGGEELWHEGTPIFAAPLIDSASFAPDGSAAVSAIVGSDDSDSMSRTDASSGGQQQMAPTGVRGIWLVSSSGEKQRISSETMDAYAPSLSPDGSKIAFMGREFDESGKPSAGRLYVGHVSMGSFQSYVVQRAWSSFSDTSAAQWLDENRVSIVSDRGDRQVLRVVPDGDE, encoded by the coding sequence TTGCCCGCGGGCAAGCGGCAGCCGCGTGGCATTCCGTCGTATGCTTCTGGAAAAGCTTCCATAAGATCTGACCATTCTTCCGCGGGTGAGTTGTCGAAATCATTTTCCTCTTCCAACAGCGGGCAAATCGTTGCCGCCGGAACTGGCGGAGAAGAGCTGTGGCACGAAGGGACTCCCATCTTCGCCGCCCCGCTCATTGATTCGGCTTCATTCGCTCCGGATGGCTCTGCTGCGGTTTCGGCCATTGTAGGATCGGATGACTCCGATTCCATGTCACGGACCGATGCTTCGTCGGGCGGTCAACAGCAGATGGCACCCACAGGAGTGCGCGGGATCTGGCTGGTTTCTTCCTCCGGTGAGAAGCAGCGGATATCATCCGAAACGATGGATGCATACGCACCATCCCTTTCTCCGGATGGTTCCAAGATCGCATTCATGGGGCGCGAATTCGACGAGTCCGGCAAGCCTTCGGCCGGGCGCCTCTACGTCGGCCATGTTTCCATGGGCAGCTTCCAGTCGTATGTAGTTCAAAGGGCGTGGTCGTCCTTTTCGGATACCAGTGCCGCTCAATGGCTGGATGAGAATCGCGTCAGCATCGTGTCGGATCGTGGAGATCGGCAGGTGTTGCGGGTGGTTCCGGATGGGGACGAATAG